The following nucleotide sequence is from Hevea brasiliensis isolate MT/VB/25A 57/8 chromosome 7, ASM3005281v1, whole genome shotgun sequence.
CACAGAATCTACCCTAAAACACTCCACGAAAACCAGTCGGATCACCTAGCGGAACATTAAAAGGGGTCGCTGAAGTGGTCACCAGGAGATAATTGTATAGCCTAGATCCTTCAATTGATAAAGGCCCTGGGGACAGGCAGCCTAAAACCTCCCAGCAAACCAAATAACAAAATCACGATTAGAATGTGATACATTATGATCAGAGTAGGTCTCGGAGCAAGCAACACATGTCAAACATCTATAATAGAATATGCATATATAGATCCCTTAAAACTATCGGAATAAAAGCGAAGAAAGGATTCGGCACCTCGATTACTGATAGCCCAACCTCATCGCCCAAGCTAAGTCATAAAGGGCTCGAGCTACTTATTTAGACCAAATACCGAATTAAAGTTGCAACTCGCCTGTGGCAGGCGAGATCTTAAACTGCACTGAAGAAATCATTGGCTAATATACCAAAATATAAGCGAGCGCTTGAAAAGGCAATACGTGAGCCCTTTGAGTAAGATGTTGAAAGGCACTCGGCCCAAGAACAAGGGTGTTAAAGTACCTGAAACTTTGCCAGAAAGAGGTCGGAGAGCCTGAATACCTTATCCACTGAGTTCCTCGAAGTCATAAGCCGTGAAAGTGGTCAGATTATGGGCTTGACAGATCTCCAGAGTCAATCATGTCATGCCAACACACTTAAGTCACCGAAATCATAAAAGCTAATACCAACCCAAAAGATACAACAGAAAATTAGAATGCGACCCAATTCCTAGTTCGCCGGCATTTCGACTAGTTAGAAATAAAACACCTATATTAATGAGCCGTCGAGTGCTTATACCCAGTGTAAATAGGTCGGATGGACAACATGCCGAGCTGACTTACTAATTGGTCATCATCGGTTTAATGCATTAGGATTGTCAAAACAACAGGGCCTTTGATTTGCCCAGAAGACAACTATCCTTGAGTAAGACAGCCCACTTGCGGGAACTTTACATGTATCTGACCTACATTGGTTCTATAGTTCTATAATAAGGATCATCTCCCGATGGGAGGGAGAGATTTTGAACTGGCCAAGATTGTGTCCTAGTGGGAACCCTTTCTAAACAAAGCCACTAAATACCCAGTAGAAGTACAAATTTGCTTAGTCACAGAGTAGCTTGACCCATCTCACTATCCTTAACTACTAAATACAAGTCTACATCCAGTGACCCATTGAATCTTGAATTATCAAATCTACATCCGATGAACCCACTGAATCTTGAATTATAAAATCCCccgccccaaaaaaaaaaaaaaaaactttttgggGATTTTCAATTAAGTCTAAAATGACCTTTTGGGCCCAATAAGTCCACATTTCCTAATTGAAGCTCAAATAGACCCTTTTTTTCCaaaaaaagttaaaatattttttttctctaattttttgttaataaaacattatttaattaaaaaaaattaaaaaaaaataaaaaaacataaaCACAAACCCAGAAATACAAAATCTATCAACTTCCTCTTCCCTCTCCTCCTCTCTCTCCTACGCCCTCTTCATCTCAGCCTTGATCTGATCAGTCCTGTAGATTCTCTGGCAAATCAATCCAACCAGTGTAACTCCTGTCACACTCTTCCTCATCTGATTCCTTCACTCCCTTGCCCTTGATAATGAGAGCATTCTGTTCTACAAAGACCTTCACATCCTCCTTGTTGACATCAGTCTCACAAACATCCCAGCCTGTGTGTAGTCCAGCTCCAATGCCTCGGGATGCAGGGACGAAAGGATTGTCCATGAATTGGTCCATCTTGTTCAATACCTGATTCAGGAAGTGACTTGGCCAGAATAGATCCACCATTTCTGGCATACATCTCTTTTGTTTGCAATTCATTAGTGCTTGAGATGAGCTGCCGATAAGGGAAAGAAGGCTATTGGAATTTGAGATGAGGTTGAATTCTGATTGAGAAATTGGAATTTGTTATGAGATCGAGTTTGATTGAGAACTTGAAATTGGGAAGTTTGGACTTTTGGATTCTAAATTTTGGATTTGTTTTGATGAATTTTACTTTTCTTAGTTTTGATTCTGAATGATTGTATacaaatgtaaaaataaatttttattaataaaaaaattttttaaagaaaaaatattCTAACTTTTTGGCCAAAAATAGTTCTATTTGAGCTCAAATTAAAAGGTGTGGTTTACTGGGGCCAAAGGTCATTTTTGGCTTAATTAAACATCCCCAAAAGTTTAGAGGGTAAATGAGCTTTATtccttataaaaataatattgaatTTGAAAATGGCATTCCATTAAATCTTCAAAAGTccatttatttcttaaaatttaagaatttaatgTTACAGAATCCTGAGAAACAGACTGCACTCTTTGAAAATCCATATGATTGAAAATAAAAGATAAACACaacaaaaaaatgaaaactttgaTAGATTATTCAGGAAATCTGTTGTTTCACTAAAAATGGAAACAAACATCATCACAATTTCTCCCATCTTGAACATTTAAAAACAATTTTACTTCAATGCTCCATTGTTTGTCTTTTATTGCCAGCAGCAGGCATCtacaattaatattaaatttccAGAATTTAAAGTAAATCATCAAAATGAAAGGCAAAGAAGTGCAAATGTTATTAAATAACATATATAATCTCCGTATCAATACCTTGATGCCACCCGAACATTATATTCCTTGCCAGGATGGTAAAATTCGGCAAGACCCCAGTCTATCAAGCGAAGTTTTCGCAACTCATGGTCAATCATGACATTGTGAGGCTTGACATCTCTATGCATTATTCCTTGTGAATGGCAGTAATCCAATGCCTGCATTACAAAGATTATTAGTTCATAAACTTTCAAGTTGCTGCCGTACCACATCAATTATCTTTGGAACTCATGATCTACAGTGCCTTTTGTAGCTGGCAAGAAGCCCAAAGGAGGCCATACCTCAACCAAAAAAGAATAAGAAAGccaataaaatgtgaaaaatcaattttgattaaTGGTAGAGCTAAAACAAATGATTCTAATAAGTGATATGAATGCTTGATAGAAACCCGGGTCAATGTGGTTACTACTTACTCAAATATATACAATCTAAGATCCCATCGTTTTAATGTAATTCTATCAAAAACAGAGTCACATTAACAAGACCCACGAACATGATGTAAACACATCTGAAGCTTGTGAATTTATTTATCAGAGTGATAAAAAGAGTTTTCACATAATTACCTTGAGAAGCTCATATATGTAGTAACGTATGTCATAATCAGTCAGTGTGGGGTACAAAACTTTGAATTCTGTACTGTTCACATATTCAAATATCAGGCTGGGAGTCTTGGAGTGCTGATCTCTAACAATATCAAGAAGTTTAACTATATTTGGGCCACCACAGAGATTCTGAAGTATTTTTATTTCCCTCTTGATCTACAGAAAATTCAAAGAATTAAGGATTTTGAACAAAATAGTTCATGTTACAGACAAAGAATATAAAATCACTCATACGCTGCAAGGGAGACAATAAAAGTTACCTTCTTTTTCTTAACAGGTTTGAGAATCTTGATTATGCACCGTTCGTTGTTATTCACATTTATGCCTTCAAAAACCTCACTATACTTTCCCCTTCCAACTTTACGAACAACTTCATAATCATCTTGGTCCCTGAAAGGAACATAAgacatttaaataataataataataataataataataataataataataataataataataataacaaagacACCAAAAGAGGAGGAACAGATCTCGCATGTAACATATGACGCAAAGGTAATTACAATATCCACAATTTTATCTTAAAGAAAAATGTTGCAAGAACAAAAAGGAGATAAAAACATAGCTGGAGATATTGAAAACAAAAGCCATTGTGAAGGCAATGATGTAATGCATGGATGGAGCTGGACGCTGCAAAAGGAGAAGTAATTGTACTCTTGCATTCTACAATACATCATATCTTGTATTCCATATTACATCAATTCATTGCTAGATTAAATGTTATGCATCAATCACTAAAAGTTCAGTTTCCATAATGTATCAGAATCTTCATTCAATTTAAGCCACTCATCAATAGTGACCAAATAAGCCCATATGAGTCTTCAGATGCCCTTAAAATATAACTTCTTTCCTCTTCTCTCCAAAGGAAAAACCCAGAAGTAAAGGTTTGGTATATGTAGAGTGAGATGGGTTGTAAAAAGAGAAGGGTGACCCCCAGCTAATGGTTTATTAATATTCTAATGTAACATTTCTTCATCTTGATAACAATTAACAAGGTGACCCAAATTAATAAAACTTAAGAAGGGAAAAAAAAGTTTATGATTCTGACAATGCTTCTCCTTTCATTCCTTTCTTGGGTACAACCATATGATAAAAATTCATGCCAAAAGAAATTCTCAACATTCTGTTTGCTAGATGAACATTTCAGCTTTATAGTCTAAGGTGTTTGTCAATAAACAAAAAGAAGACGAGgggggagcagaattttcttttcttctaaatAAGTTTTCGCCTTCCAAAGCTAGGATTTGTCATTTatcaggaagagagagagagtctcTTTCTTATATTGTCTGCAATTTTTTACTCCAAGTACTTCAACTTTACAGCTAGAAAACAATAAGACATCAAATATCATGAGAAGCACTAAACAGTTGACACAATTGAGCATTAGTCTCCACTTTGACAGAGGTATCTGAGCCAAACAAAAATCTATTATGGATTATCCAGTTAGTATACAAAAATCAATTCAACTTTGGATTTCATTTTACCCTGTGCACATCAAATCCTAATTGTGCAGACAAATCTCACTAATTCCCGCACTTGCAAACTCTAATCAAAATCTTTCCTACAATCACACCAGCAGAAAGTAACAAATTTCAACCATTACCCCAAGTTTCCTTGTGATTAGCCATTACGCGCTCTCTTAATCACAGAGGAGCTAACAAAAATCAATTCTGGAAATCGTTCCCTTACAATCTATTACTCCGATTCCAATCGAATTAAAAAACATAAATCACAAAACTATGCACTTAAACCACCTGTTCGTCTGATTCTAAAAccaataaaaagaaaatagaagaggAACGAATTAAGACCAAATCAATCACTCCAGTTCAGTGGAGCTTCACATAGACAAACATAAACAGATAAAGAAACGAACGATTAGATTAgggtttaaaaataaaaaaaaaataaaaatacattaCCCCCATTGAACAGTGAGAGACTCGTAATCCCAGTACTCCTTGGGACGCAAAACGTTAACATCGGCATAAACTCGAGCTTTCGACATGGATCGCGGATCAGAAACCGAGATCTCTACGATAGGATCAGTCGTGGTGATGATCTTATCAATTTCAAATCCGTTATTGTCGAGGAAGATAGTGGGAGAGTGATTTGTTATTGGATTAGGAGAGGCGATGGCAGTGGGGCGGGTGCGGGTGCGAAGGTTGGGCTGGCGCGCAACAGGCGCACGCAAAGCAATAAGGGCACACACTAGCAACAAGCGTTGAAGTGCTGCTAAGTTTTGCACATCTCTTTTCATGTGCCACTAACGCGACCAGAAGCCATCGCACGCTGGGAAAAacaccaaataaaaaaaaaaaaaaaaaaaaaagcgacgCTGGGCGTTTGGTAAACGCTATTCAGGTCGCGGTTGACGGTTTATTTCTTGATGGCAAATACCGGATATTTCGGAGTGGCGGTGGGAGATGTTACAATGTGCTAGAAATGTGGGAAATAGGTTAACGTGGCAATTGCTGATTGGCACGGAGGGAGAAATGGAAGaattacttaaatataaaattttcaagcgagaatatatttaaattaatgtcTTATTCAAATtcctttattttataattatataattttaaaaaatgtaaatataaaatcttaatgattatatatatatatatatatatatatatatatatatatatatatatatatatatatatgtgataaatttaattgatatgtaaatttataattaaaaatttattaattatgaattcattatttatgTTTTCAATATTAAGTAAGAGATTATATGATGAAATTAAATTGTAAAATGAGATTACTTATTACATATGAAAAttctaaattttattataaaaaattcatATTATTAGCATTTAAGTTATGATATCTGAACACATATTTGAAATTTAAACTAAGCATGCCATTTCAAGTTAGAActtatattcataatttattcatatttatgAATTAAAACTAATATAGTATTTATCATTTTGAGTATGATAAACTTTTGAATTAGAGTTTGTATATTAACTCGGAATTAGAGGTTGTATAATACTTAATGTACTCATATTATTAGAATTCGCCATATATGATAAACTTGCAAGTTATGAATTGCATAACACTTATGATATTCATATAGTCACAATTAATGCATATATGCTAAAGTTTCGAATTAGGACATATATTGTAACAccactatttgtatagcctggtatatttcactgttccggtgatcggtgtcggtccggacaattaaggggattagaaccacacttaagacaactagagaagccataaacacaaataattagtaatgttcaattagttaagtataaataagaaaaatggaatataagaagttaaacgagccgagagtcacggcgatgggtgaccttctcgagaaggactgcgaagtcattttaaactcaaattttgaaccgtaaaatgtgacgctgcggtccttaggaccctcatgaacatagtgaaaaagagaaaaatcacgaaaaaaaaactgttaagtcagtcaaataattaggtcagggagctgaaagaaatattgaattatttgcaaaccgggatgaaccggagagggacaatttggtcaattgaccccgagagctgacttctgacctaactgtcaaataaaatcggagaaaagaaaatatcggaatcaagaattaaattaaagagtgaataaaaaaaaaagaaagagaaagtgtagggagatgacatcatgcatgatgtcataaaagtaataattaataaattaattaaattgattttttggggTTCCATAAGCTAAAACAGATTAAAAAAaacacaaaagaaaaaaaaaacaaaaagttctctttcttccctaagtgccgcctcactctctccctcatttctccgttgctaatcctccattaaagtttgcactcaagctttaatttcttcacttaaccttaataactccaataaaaaccttactagagcttgttatctcaacttaagaagaagatttaaagaagaaagaagaacaaaagatagagatttgaagttctaagaaaagttagtatgctaactttcaattttctactttaaatgcatatttagttacttaaataaacttagaaactaatgaaatgaaataaaaatatgtggggaggaccaaactgaaatttcggtcagccatggatgtatgagagcatgatgtgttttgaatgaattaaatgtgttagtaagcttgtatgaaagtggtagtaagattgaaatgcttaaatgtgattaaatgcaacaatttagtgtggttagggtttggagacccagggttttgaggcaaaaatttggagaaatgggtaaatgatatgtttgacctattgtgaagtaaaaaatggtcatttgggaccaaatgagttgtggtGGAATGGTTGGAACTAaaatcaaattcggagggagtgtggtcatgctgttggcagcataaccaagtcaactttgaaggatgaaaaatgaaattttacaagtccaattggtatggaaccaattggggatgaaaatagacactaaatgacacaattttcatttaggaagcatgcccaaaaagtgaccaaaacctagtgaacaaattgaccaaagttggataagtgcaggctgccttgtacaaactgaccaaatgaatagtgtttattcatttggtcataactcgagctaggcaggttcaaatgacctgaacttttaccagtggttagatgagatatagacctaaaactttcatgaagaaaacaaacccaaattttgctatcaaccaagtcatt
It contains:
- the LOC110665131 gene encoding casein kinase II subunit alpha-2, producing the protein MKRDVQNLAALQRLLLVCALIALRAPVARQPNLRTRTRPTAIASPNPITNHSPTIFLDNNGFEIDKIITTTDPIVEISVSDPRSMSKARVYADVNVLRPKEYWDYESLTVQWGDQDDYEVVRKVGRGKYSEVFEGINVNNNERCIIKILKPVKKKKIKREIKILQNLCGGPNIVKLLDIVRDQHSKTPSLIFEYVNSTEFKVLYPTLTDYDIRYYIYELLKALDYCHSQGIMHRDVKPHNVMIDHELRKLRLIDWGLAEFYHPGKEYNVRVASRYFKGPELLVDLQDYDYSLDMWSLGCMFAGMIFRKEPFFYGHDNHDQLVKIARVLGTDELNAYLNKYHLELDPQLDALVGRHSRKPWSKFINADNQHLVSPEAIDFLDKLLRYDHNDRLTAREAMAHPYFSQVRAAESSRMRTQ